CCCGGAGCATCTCCcaggggagcagctccctgccctcagCACCTCCTGACTCCAGACCTGATGGGattcaggagctgctgccctgcagggtAGCACCAGCATCAGTGCTTGTTCTTGTTCCTTGCTTCGCTACAGCTGAGTCTCTGCTGGCACCCAACCCTGCTCCTCTGAGGAAGAAATGCAATCTGGTTTACCACCCTAGGAAACCAGCCAGCAAGTCGCCTAAAAGAGGAGTTCCTAGGCTCTGTTTAGAGGGAGAAGTGCACTGGTGGCACCAGCACAGGCTTCTCAaatcccttccctttcccaatCCCTTCCTCTTGTCTCCCAGCTTTGACCTCCTCATTCTGTGTACAGCAGGGATCTAGCTGGCTCATGTTGTCACTTCCAGACAAAAGGCAGATGGGGCAGGCTTTGATGGTGGATTTTTGCAGGTttggaatgttttttgtttgtttgtttgtttgttttctgcatacTATTTGGGAATAGTTTGCGTACCACAGAAGCACAGGTATCGCAGTTTGGGGACCCTGGGACCGATGGCCCATCTCAGCTGCCCCCAGGGCGGGTTCTCAGGGTCAGAAGTGCTTTGATGGCTGGCTCAGCCACACGGGGCTTCATGCTGAGGCCCTTTCTGTACAACAGAGTCATAAGGCTTGTGTTAAACTCGAACAACAGCTGTGTTCTGAGATAGATCTATCTGTCCAAGTGCTaatctgtcattatttttaaattttaacaatttattctttgctttatttcattttaaaataaaatttccccTTCTAAAAGCATCACTTATATTCTGTTGTAAAATAAATGGTTGCCCTTACCTAGTTCCTGCTTTCATTTCCACTTAGCACACGCATGTTTGCACACACAAAGCAGAATGCACCAGACCCgattttaatactttttctctgtttcttcccaGCAGTAATGAATCCTAGGGAGTTGCAGAAAGCCAGTGAAGGGCTCACTAGTTCTCTGTATAATGACACCCATCGTGATACCCATGATGCTGAAAATTCCTTCCATTTGCTGGAAATGCCTTCACTAATacatcctgcatttttttttccttttttaaagccACATCACACAGATAATGATCATTAACTGGCTAATTCACATAGcactttcttcccctctcttaTTCCCAGTCCAGAGGAGAAATTCCTCATCCTCCAGCACTTGACCTTGTCCTATTGAAGTTGATCCTACTTGTTACTTGTCAGAGCATACAAGTAGTCTGCTCTTGATATTCAGCACTACTGAAGCCTCACAAATTTGCAGCAGTGAGCCCAACCCCCTGTATCCCCATTCCAGTATATTGAAACCATTTCAAGAGGAGTCCCCAGACGAGgtctccctgccagccccccaTCCTGCAGGCTCTCCGTAGCCCGTTCCTCACCACCTTACTGTTCCGCTATTAATCCCGGGCTTCCTTCTTTCAACAATTCATTTTCTGCCTGGCACTGATAAATTGTGTTCCTGAAGTCCCGCTAGATTAGTTTGCCTCTGACTAGGAAAAATGTTATCAGATAGCAGGAGAGCTGATTAGTCTGTCCCCATCTACTTTTGGTGAGTCCTGTTTATATTTTATCCCATGTGCCAGTGCCCTGTCTCTATCAGCCAAGCCCTTTTGTAAGATCCTGCACACTGCTGAGGCCagaccttttctttcctttttccttagcACAGCCGCTGCCCTTCATGGTCTGCAGTAAAAGTGCTGTCCTTTGCTTTGACAAGCACATTAAAAATGCCGCCCGTCTGGCTTCCAGTCCCGTAAGCTAAACACCACCCCAGAATGCCAAGTAAACTATTTAGTTTTGAGCATCTCTTCTCTCATCTCCTGCTTATTTaaaggtttgtgtttgttttacgCTACCTCAAATGGAGCAGATTTTACTCTGGACCCTTATTCTACTCGTTGCCAGCAATATACTTTACATCCCAGTCATGATGAGGTCTCAGATAAGGCATTTCTGTAGACTGCAGACCACAtctgaaacagcttttcttctcagtagccccacagagctgccctcttttccccctccctcttctcTATTTCAATTACAAGATTATACAGCCTCTTAGATTTGCTTTAGTTTCCTTTAGAGGGCTTAATGCGACTTGACAAAGTGAGAATTGTGAGAAGTCCTCCTGCTCTCATCGTTTGCCTTCCTTGACATCCGATGCATTTACACCCTCCAGCTCATTTTTCCAGAACAAAGAAGGGGTCAGGTTTTCTGCCAGCCACATTCTTTGCATCTCACTTGTGAACAAGAGCAAATGTGATAATTGCTCCAGCATGGATGAAGAAGGAAGTCGGGAAGCACAGTGAATAGAAACATGACTCAGGAAAACCcaggctgccctgtgccagAACACAGAGGCCGAGTCTCTCTTCTGTAGATTATTCTCTAGTGGTACAACAAAGTTTCCTTCAAGTGCACTCTGAGGATCAAAAGGCTTCATTTGTAAGGGCTTAGGCACAGAAATTTCCCACTTTCCTCACcaatttgttttttcccctccctgacGCACTAACTTCCCACATGATCGCTGACTAGGAAAGTGGAAAGAGAGGTCTTGGGAATCCCCAGGGAAGGGAATGATCCTGATAACATTACTGTGCAATAgttatttctgctctttcacaATTTTACCTGGTTGAAAGGGCTGATGAAGTTGGGATACAGCTAGAAAACACATTACAGCTTTGTTTTACTATGGAAACTAAATTCACAACCCACTTGGTTCCAGCGCAAGCCAGGGGAGATTACAAACTGAAAATACTGTGGATGGTTTACAAACACCACCTAAAAAGTAAGTTTCTTACAGCTCAAAGCcacataaatgaaaattgttGTGTAGGCTGCAATGTGGCCCACCCAGACAGGCAGCATTTTTGACTTCCCTATTTTGTGAAGGACACTTTTGCTCTACTTCTGTTTTGCTCCATCTCCTCCAATACAAGCTGCAGCACCCAGAAGTAATTGATGCCGCATAGCAGAATATTTAGGACAGGCCTGCTCTGTTCTCCCTCCATGGAGGTACAGTCTCCAAATTCCTCCTGGGAAGTGTGTTTTAATAGAAAGAGTTGGTGCTGCCCATCCTGAAGCCCTCCTGGAGGCAAGAAGCCAGGTTGTAAGAGCGAACCCCATGGAAGACTTCCAACCTATTCACCCTTTTGGGGATGGTGACAGCCTGCACAAGCAAGGAGAGCTCCCCAGGCCAGCACTGAAGTGCTACAGGGCTCTGAAGAACAGCTTTTGGGcaagcccctgctccccacagctcGCCTCCCCACAAAGGGTGAGCAGGAAATGTCTCACACCTTCCCCATTCTGCAGAGCCTCCTTATATTTAGCACCAAGCTTCACATTTCATACAAAGAATCCAAATTCCTTGAAGACCCGGGAAGTCGTACAAACCTCATTTACTTTGTGGAGTTATGATGTAGAGCAACACGCACACATCAGGCGCATTCTTGCCAAAATGCCATTTATTGCAGTATACCTTTACAGGGCATACAGATAACCGAATGTTGCATCTTTTTTTAGAACTCATATCTCATTTGTACCACTTAAATAACACAGAATGTCATGTTTGTTTCACAAACTGTCAGTTTAGACTACCAAAATATacagtttttcctttccccctaGCAAGGTTGTGAGGTACAACTGAAGTTTACCACTTTATCTTCCTGTGCTTTACAAGACTCTTTTCATAGATAAACCTATCAAACAACATTTCTACATTCCTATACAAAGCAAAGAATTACAGCTGAAATTAACACCATCCGGTTGTTGCATTAACCTATAAAAATtcattcagtaaaaaaaaaaaaagacataatggACTTTGCAGCTTTACTTATAAACAGCCAGCTACATATATGCACAAGCTTTTCTTGTGCATCAAGAAGAGTTTTGgatcaaaaattgtttttttcttgggttTGTAGAGAAGGCACCAATTTTAGCTGCGTAGCAGCTCAGGAGTGTTTTATACTTCATTTAAATTACACAGGTTTTTAAGTTTTACTGTTAACCTGCAGCATTTGTACCAACTGTTGCAATATTCTCCAGTATTCTCCAATCATTCCCTCTGGCTCAAcagcacaaatatttacatcagTCGTAAACACTCCTCCACCCCCCATGCCTTCTGCGCTGAGTGATGAGGAACTGAACTTGCAAGAAGCTagctgaaggcagagcagaagtAAGGCTTGTGCAGAACACCACACTTCTCTTCTCACTTGGTTTTGACATACCCTGGAGAACTCCAAACCCTGTGAGGTTTCGGTGCCTTGTATCTGGCAACACATTGACCACCAACAGCTTCAGGCATCCAGACTTTCCTCAGGAGGTGCTTCTCAGCCCTTGCTAGTCTGACATCCCTAGAGTTGCTTCTCTCCAAGGTGCAGGAACAGCTTCTGAAGAGAGGCGTTCCAGAATCGCGAGAGTCAAGCACATCAACTCTTGTATGTATTTAAGGCCATCTGCACTTAGCCTTCCTCAGACTTGGATCGGGTGCTGTGTTTCTCTACTCCTTAGCTGCGAAGGTGTGATATGCTGCTTTCTACCTTCCACCCCTGTGTGCCAAGGTCGTAGCACTGACCACGTTCTGAGACAACCACTGTGAAAAGGGCACAGAGAGCTAGGTGCTACGATGTGCTATCAGCCACCTGGCGACTCCACAGCAGCACGGGGTCGGAGTATTTACAGCTCGACAGCCAACCCTAGATTCAGCACCTAAGAGGGAATGTCTGAGATaaaaatgcttagaaaaatTCACTTCTTGCCTAAGCCTAGAAGGATCAAGAGCACTGGTAGTGGGGTAGACCAGTGCTACTGGTAACATGAAGTCTCTACTtagttttgggggttttgtatTACTACGTCCACCAGCTGCTTAGGAGCTGGTTCAGAGTACGGGATAATGTTATGTgatcttttccaaaatataagttattttaaactatGTGACAGTCATTTGCTTACCCTGCCCCTTGCACCTCCTTTCACTAGAAGTCATGGTCAGCATGATGTTTCACAGGCATTAAGTGCTCCAAACATGGCAGCTAGAAAGAGATTGAGTATTGCAGTGTACCAAACTTCTGCCCAGCGCAGCCATTTGTTACACTTAAAACACATCTATGAGTTAAATAGGAAGAATCCCTGCTATACAGAATTTGAGCACTGTTAATCGTTTATTCTTGCCATCCCTTTCCCTAAATATCAAGAGGTTTGTACATACAGTGCTCCCTTATCTTCTCCCCACCGCCTGCCCCAGCAGTCTTTAGATAAACCAAAGCGAGTTTAGGAACTTGCAGTcccatttctgttaaaaaaacaaacaaacaaaaaagttgtgCAAGAAAGCAGGGAATGTTCAGTGAATCCAGATCTACTTTGTAGTTACAAAAATTTCCAATGGCTAGGTGGTAAGGGCAAATAACCCAATGATCATATGGCTTAAGTTTAATGCAAAGCGCACTAGGAGGTCCATGTGCAGGGAGAGAAGAGTCCAAGAAAGATGGAATAAGAAGTGTCCTGAAGATCAGAGTTTATGCATAGAATTCTTCttgtttgtgtggtttttggTATCCTCCGTTAGACTGTTTTGGTTCATCCAGTGAATAGCTTCCTTcgtcttttttcttcattctgtacAGCATAAATGCAACTAGAAACACTGCGAACACCAAGCCTACCAGTCCTCCAGCAATAACACctggaagggggagaaaacacaaattactCTCAGCGCCATGCCAGATAACATCAGTCTGATCCTACGCTTCCAGGTTGTTCCTTAAAGCGTGATCCCTCAATTCATGATTTCCAGAAACGACTTTGTCCTTTTGCCCCCCCAAAACCAGTCATTCTTCCATTACCAAGAGCCTACTCATCCACACGTAAATCTACAGAAATAGATCTCCCACTGGGCCGTGCTGCAAAACCCCATGAATGGAGCAAGGCAGTGCTGTTCAACTCCTGACCCAGGCAGCATGAGAGCAGTTTTACACTAATTTTTGAGTGAAGGAATAGATTTTAACCTAAAATTTCAGATAACTAGCGGTGTCTTTTTGTTATTATCAGAGTAAAATTTGCCCCATTAAGGTTTCAGCAACACAAAACCATGGATCACCACCCTCATTTGAGAAAGCTCTAATGTAAAAGGCTCACTTTCATGCTCCGAGATGTACTTGCAGaactgcagcctctgctgcctgggagACTCCTAGGGGAGTCTACTTCTACCAACTAGAAATCCAGAATATCAGGTACCTCCAAGAACTTCTTTCCTGTCCATAATTCCCGAGGCTCCTGCTGCTTTGGCATTCCTCCCAGAGTCAGCCGGCACTTCAGAGTTCTGGGTGGGGACCAAATCCTCATCTTTAATCAAGATGAAGTCTCCCTGTTGGGACACACAAGGCAGGTTATTCATGTTTCTCATCATGGCTGTTACTGGAGACcttacacagctttttttttttttccctcatctaAAGCCCTCCACCAATATAAGGTATTAAATTGATTGTTGGTTTTGACAAATTACCACCCCTTCTGCAAACCAATGGTACTACCAAGTTACTAGAGCCATCTCCCTGGAAAGTGTGTCAAAGCTACTAGTCCTCACCGGGTCTCCGGAGCCATCTTCAGAAACCTCCTCATGTGTAGGAGCTACATCCTCTGGAGCTGTCGTGGGGGCAGCAGTGATGCCTCCCACCTCGTGATGGATGGTGGAGTCAGTCTGAAGTATGTTTATAGTGTCTGGTGTGTCAGAGCCAGGGGCTTTGGGTTCAAGCTCGTGGACCGTGTCTGAGGCTTCCGAAGGAATTACATGAAGCACCGAAGGAAAGTGAGTAGTGGGGCTTCTCACTGTTGTAACCACATCGTTTGTTGGTTTCTCATCGGGTGAGCCCAGGATGGGTACTTCATCCTTCACAGCTACAACTGGCTCCACTGTCACCACATTACTCGTTGCAGGGGGAGCTGTTACTTCCTTTTCAGTTCGGCTCTCAGTTCTGGGAAACAGCTGCTCATTGAAATCCATTGGTGTTGCTGGTAGCGAGGAGTTAGTCGGCTCTGCTGGGATTCTCCAGGTGAGAGATGGGTCAGCCAGGGGACctgcagaacaaaaaacattaacCTTGGCCAGCTCAGAGACCTATTAGCAGTTACCTTCTGGACACTAGTCTAAGGGAGGAAGCCCAACCTGCACAGCCAATTTTCATACTAATAGCAGTTCACTTTGCAATTCGTTATCTTTTTCAGTGTAGCaaggaaagaacagaacaaCGTGCTATTCAACAACACTTTGTTAGCTGCTTTATAGCACTTGTCTACCACATGGGAGTCTGTTTGCAGACAGGCTTACAAGGAGGATGTCTGCTATCCAGTACGCTGGCTGCTCAGGGTGCTTAGCTGGCTCTTATGCCATAAGTACCTTTTATGCAACTCTGAGTAGTCACCCACATACACAACACCTTTAGTCACCAACACATTTCATGGTATTATTCATGCagaatttcatctttaaaaaaaaaaaaaaaatcaagcctgtggttggaaggaagcagaagcacGGTTTAGTTTCCAACAGCTTTGCTCTTTCTGCAGTAGCATCTTGACTTCAATTCAACACTGAACAACAAAGTTGTCTCTCATGCATTTAGTAATCATTCTGACAGACTTTTTCCCCACCCTAAAAACGCtttattatgtttaaaaaaaattttacGGCCCATGGGAACTTGCACATCTGATGACAGATAAAATTTGTGCTGGATGTATGCTGGCAGGTAGGGGTTTACACACCCTCAAATGGTATCTCCTTCCAGCTCGTGAGAGAGGCCAAACAGCCTTCTTGCAGCCTCTG
The nucleotide sequence above comes from Aythya fuligula isolate bAytFul2 chromosome 3, bAytFul2.pri, whole genome shotgun sequence. Encoded proteins:
- the SDC1 gene encoding syndecan-1, with amino-acid sequence MIGAAAVWLLALCLHAAALPQTTNLNLPPEDLDSSGDDDDGFSGSGAGPLADPSLTWRIPAEPTNSSLPATPMDFNEQLFPRTESRTEKEVTAPPATSNVVTVEPVVAVKDEVPILGSPDEKPTNDVVTTVRSPTTHFPSVLHVIPSEASDTVHELEPKAPGSDTPDTINILQTDSTIHHEVGGITAAPTTAPEDVAPTHEEVSEDGSGDPGDFILIKDEDLVPTQNSEVPADSGRNAKAAGASGIMDRKEVLGGVIAGGLVGLVFAVFLVAFMLYRMKKKDEGSYSLDEPKQSNGGYQKPHKQEEFYA